In the uncultured Methanobrevibacter sp. genome, ATATTTTAGTTGAATCTTCAACAAAAATAGATCTTAGAAACCCTGACTTAAAAGTACAACATTTAAGAGGTGTTGTTGAAGGTAGTGTAGGTATTACTTTCGATGAAGCAAAAAGATTCTTGAAACCAGAGCCAATTATTTCCTCTATTCAAAAAGGAAGTATTGTCGAGCTTATCTCTGGACCGTTTAAAGGTGAAAGGGCGAAAGTGGTTCGTATTGATGAATCACGTGAAGAAGTCGTCC is a window encoding:
- a CDS encoding transcription elongation factor Spt5, which gives rise to MEESNSSIYALKTSAGQERNVARLLARKARTIDCVGISSILVPESLKGYILVESSTKIDLRNPDLKVQHLRGVVEGSVGITFDEAKRFLKPEPIISSIQKGSIVELISGPFKGERAKVVRIDESREEVVLELIEAAVPIPVTVKADQIRIIQKEAD